The genomic interval CACTGAATATAAGCTCCAGTTCCAGGATTTTTCCGTTCTTTTCATAATAATTACCTTTTTTGATGTATCCCAGTCCGGATAATATTTCTTTCGTTTTAGACGGGTTATAGGGGTATTGCTCGATTTGTGAATTGTACCAGATGTTATCAGAGGGGATGAATCCGGGACTTCCTGCCAGCCCATGGCCCCTCAGGCAAGTATCTACAATTGCCTGGCGGTCAATGGCATAAGCCAGGGCCTGACGGAATTTTTTACTGTTTAAGGGTTCTTTTTCATGATTAATCACAAGTTTGGCCACCCAGTCGTGAGAGCCTGTTAAAGTTTTAAAACCCTCACCTTTAAGCATATCTACCATTTCCGGCTGAACCTGTGCTGCATTGATTTGCTTTTGCTTTAAAGCGCTGGCTGCCATTTCGCCGCTTATTTTTACAAACTTTATCCGCTCAACTTTTGGCTTGCCCTGGTAATAATTTTCATTGGCTTCATAAAGATAAGTACCCTGCGTTTTATTGTAATCGACCAGCTTATACGGCCCGGTTCCAATCAAAGCATCCTTTTCTAAAAATTGCTCAGGATTATGTACATTATTCCAGATATGTTCCGGGAGAATCGGCATTACGCCGGCTAATGATTGTAAAAACGGAGCATAGGGTTTACTTAAGTAAAGCTTTACTGTATAGTCATCGAGCATTTTAGCTTCTTTTACAATTCCCGGATCAACCATTTGATACTGGTGATTTTTAATATAGTTAAAGGTAAAGACCACGTCTTTGGCAGTAAATTTCTCGCCGTCGTGCCAGGTTACATTGTTTTGTAAATTAAATAAATAAGCGTTTTCATCTTCAATGAATTCCCAACTTTTAGCTAAGGCCGGTATGAAATTTTGTTCGTCTTTCCACACCAGAGTATCAAAAATAAAGCTCATTCGAAGATACCCCGGGCCTCGGGTATAATGTCCGTAAGGTGACGGAAAACCCCAGTCCCCTGTTGGGTCACTAATCGTATAATCAGTTGTTTTACCGTCTCCGGTAACATTTTGATTGCCAGTCTCCCTGGAACCGCAGCCTGTTATTATAAAACTAAGCAATCCCAGGACTGTTATCAGGGTAAACAATACCTTTAGCTTTTTAAGTTCGGTTCTCATAATTTAATGCTCCTTCCTAATAGATTAATAATACATTAAACCGGATAAACCGGATTTTTTAGAGAGGTAGGCAAATGAGGCTGCCCGGGCCTCATTTGCCTGATTTGAAAGGAGGATTATCATACGGCAGATGTCTGAAAAAAACCGCATGATATAATTAAGGAGTTTAAAAGCTTTTGCCAAGGTTAGCTTTTTAAATGCATTAAATTTTGAAGCAAAAAAGGCC from Desulfolucanica intricata carries:
- a CDS encoding ABC transporter substrate-binding protein, with translation MRTELKKLKVLFTLITVLGLLSFIITGCGSRETGNQNVTGDGKTTDYTISDPTGDWGFPSPYGHYTRGPGYLRMSFIFDTLVWKDEQNFIPALAKSWEFIEDENAYLFNLQNNVTWHDGEKFTAKDVVFTFNYIKNHQYQMVDPGIVKEAKMLDDYTVKLYLSKPYAPFLQSLAGVMPILPEHIWNNVHNPEQFLEKDALIGTGPYKLVDYNKTQGTYLYEANENYYQGKPKVERIKFVKISGEMAASALKQKQINAAQVQPEMVDMLKGEGFKTLTGSHDWVAKLVINHEKEPLNSKKFRQALAYAIDRQAIVDTCLRGHGLAGSPGFIPSDNIWYNSQIEQYPYNPSKTKEILSGLGYIKKGNYYEKNGKILELELIFSGGTASPGSPGERESEMIKDQLEKAGIKINLRSLEAKTRDNMIEERRFDIALSGHGGLGGDPEILSRYIGGKGFNSAGYEKNKELNSLLQQQVMETNQEKRKELVGQIQKLYAEEIPSLTLYYPTWYWLHDGQVNLNYTKQGIGSGVPIPLNKLWFVK